The following proteins are co-located in the Insulibacter thermoxylanivorax genome:
- a CDS encoding flagellar motor protein MotB, with protein MRKKKRTNQEEHIDETWLIPYSDLLTLLLALFIVLFASSIIDQKKLEQIGASFSDAFNTGVGFFTNTGNSLIELPEQLSAITERERNTSAASREGEVDEDDVKAYLAKKLAEETQQLSELKMELDIYIQESGLDSQLKTTLNNHQLLITFSDTALFDPASADLKPQAEQLARSIGEMLAKYPDYAIMVSGHTDNVPINNWRYPSNWELSTARAVNFMKVLLESDIDPSRVSAAGYGEYNPVADNDTPEGRAANRRVEVSIVRNYLTQQLTEAILEGSN; from the coding sequence ATGCGCAAGAAGAAGCGAACTAACCAAGAGGAACACATCGACGAGACTTGGCTCATCCCTTATTCAGACTTATTGACCCTTCTTCTCGCGCTGTTCATCGTACTCTTCGCTTCCAGTATCATCGATCAGAAGAAACTGGAACAGATCGGAGCATCCTTCTCCGATGCCTTCAATACCGGCGTCGGTTTCTTCACGAACACCGGCAACTCGCTCATCGAGCTGCCCGAACAGCTCAGCGCCATCACCGAACGGGAGCGCAATACCTCCGCTGCCTCCAGAGAGGGAGAGGTGGACGAGGACGATGTCAAAGCCTACCTCGCTAAGAAGCTCGCGGAAGAGACGCAGCAACTCAGTGAACTGAAGATGGAATTGGATATCTACATTCAAGAGAGCGGCTTGGACTCACAGCTTAAGACCACCCTGAACAACCATCAACTGCTGATCACATTCAGCGATACGGCCCTCTTCGATCCCGCAAGCGCTGATCTCAAGCCGCAGGCCGAACAACTGGCCCGGTCGATCGGCGAGATGCTGGCCAAGTATCCGGATTATGCGATTATGGTTTCCGGACACACTGACAATGTGCCGATCAACAATTGGCGCTACCCGTCCAACTGGGAGCTGAGTACAGCGCGCGCAGTGAACTTCATGAAAGTCCTGCTCGAATCGGATATCGATCCATCCAGAGTGAGCGCAGCGGGTTACGGAGAATACAACCCGGTTGCGGACAATGATACGCCTGAAGGGCGGGCGGCCAATCGCCGGGTTGAGGTATCCATCGTGCGCAACTACCTGACCCAGCAATTAACCGAGGCGATTCTGGAGGGAAGCAATTAA
- the hflC gene encoding protease modulator HflC: MKKGLISTVIIVLLAVVLGSGSLFIVKEDEYEAVMQFGEAVRIVKHAGLHVKVPFLQTTKSLPKYQMVYDSQPSNILTKDQKPIIVDNYTVWRISDPNQFLRTVREISIATERIENAVYSTVRRKLSQIEYGDIISENTARSNLNAEITEEVSLALGQLGIEIVDVRIKRTDLPEENKQSVYNRMISDRKAMATRYLSEGEEEKLKITSNADREAIELIAEAEAKAKQIIAEGEQEAAKIYNEAYSKDPEFYRLYRTLQSYVTTFEGEPVIMIPIDSPYMSILFGR, from the coding sequence TTGAAGAAAGGATTAATCTCCACTGTGATCATCGTCTTACTGGCTGTTGTTCTTGGCAGCGGTTCGCTCTTCATCGTCAAGGAAGACGAATACGAAGCCGTCATGCAATTCGGCGAAGCGGTACGAATCGTTAAGCATGCAGGACTTCATGTGAAGGTGCCGTTCCTGCAAACGACGAAATCCCTTCCGAAGTATCAGATGGTGTATGACAGCCAGCCTAGCAACATCCTGACGAAGGACCAGAAACCGATCATCGTCGATAACTACACGGTATGGCGGATCTCGGATCCGAACCAGTTTCTGCGTACAGTCCGGGAGATCAGCATCGCCACCGAACGGATCGAAAACGCTGTATACAGCACCGTCCGCCGTAAGCTGTCACAGATCGAGTACGGGGATATCATCAGTGAGAATACTGCCAGAAGCAATCTGAACGCGGAGATTACCGAGGAGGTATCCTTGGCTCTGGGACAGCTGGGCATCGAGATCGTGGATGTGCGAATCAAGCGCACAGACCTGCCTGAAGAGAACAAACAGTCCGTCTATAACCGCATGATTTCCGATCGGAAGGCAATGGCGACGCGTTATCTGTCCGAAGGGGAAGAGGAGAAGCTGAAGATCACGTCCAACGCCGACCGCGAAGCGATCGAGCTGATCGCCGAGGCTGAGGCGAAGGCGAAACAGATTATCGCGGAAGGGGAGCAGGAAGCCGCGAAAATCTATAACGAAGCTTACAGCAAGGATCCGGAGTTCTATCGTCTCTACCGGACGTTGCAAAGTTACGTAACAACCTTCGAAGGAGAACCGGTCATCATGATTCCGATCGACTCGCCGTATATGAGCATATTGTTCGGCAGATAA
- the hflK gene encoding FtsH protease activity modulator HflK, which produces MDMDSRQRPDLPQLSPKMIKYIIIAAIALLLLLWGSTMFYTVEEHEKAAVLTFGKYTKTVEEAGLHFKLPSPIEEVVLVPAKIVQRMEIGYREERGQTIIVEDEAYMITGDENIVSADAVVEWQITDVKKYLFNIDNAEQFLRNTAVGAIRSIIGSTQLDFAITEGKAVIQQQAKELLIDTLSKYETGIFVVDLKFQDIEPPPGEVASAFAQVTNAREEKNTKINEANEYRNERIPKARGEAQALIEKAEAQKQSRILNAMGDVAQFNAIYVEYANNPAVTRERLVLETLEKILPNAKIFITDSSGNTVNYLPLNELMRNSRTGGNNN; this is translated from the coding sequence ATGGATATGGATTCCAGACAGAGACCGGACCTTCCCCAGCTGTCGCCGAAGATGATCAAGTACATCATCATCGCGGCGATTGCACTCTTGCTCCTGCTGTGGGGGTCGACGATGTTCTACACCGTCGAGGAGCATGAGAAGGCGGCGGTTCTGACCTTCGGAAAGTATACGAAGACGGTGGAAGAGGCGGGTCTTCACTTTAAGCTGCCGAGTCCGATCGAGGAAGTTGTATTGGTTCCGGCCAAGATCGTGCAGCGCATGGAGATCGGCTATAGAGAAGAACGAGGACAGACGATTATCGTCGAAGATGAAGCTTATATGATCACCGGGGACGAGAACATCGTGTCCGCCGATGCTGTTGTTGAATGGCAGATCACGGATGTTAAGAAGTATCTATTCAATATCGATAACGCGGAGCAGTTTCTGAGAAATACCGCCGTGGGCGCCATTCGTTCGATTATAGGATCCACTCAGCTGGACTTCGCGATTACCGAGGGGAAGGCTGTGATCCAGCAGCAAGCGAAGGAACTGCTCATCGATACCCTCAGCAAGTATGAGACAGGGATCTTCGTCGTCGACCTGAAGTTCCAGGATATCGAGCCGCCGCCGGGCGAGGTGGCATCGGCCTTCGCTCAGGTAACAAATGCGCGTGAAGAGAAAAATACGAAGATCAACGAAGCGAATGAATACCGCAATGAACGTATTCCTAAGGCGCGCGGGGAAGCACAGGCGCTCATAGAGAAAGCAGAAGCACAGAAACAATCGCGGATCTTAAACGCGATGGGGGATGTGGCGCAGTTTAATGCGATCTATGTAGAGTACGCGAACAATCCAGCGGTGACCCGCGAGCGTCTGGTGCTTGAGACCTTGGAGAAGATCCTCCCGAATGCGAAGATCTTCATCACGGATTCGTCCGGGAATACCGTAAACTACTTGCCGTTAAATGAACTGATGCGAAACAGCCGGACAGGGGGGAATAACAATTGA
- the lpdA gene encoding dihydrolipoyl dehydrogenase produces MVVGDFVNEVDVLVVGAGPGGYVAAIRAAQLGKSVLCVDKDEVGGVCLNRGCIPSKALITAAHQYEAAKNSDVMGVIAESVKLDFAKVQEFKNNIIAKQTGGIRSLFKGNKVEFMKGEVFFIGENIVSVSNEDEGHRYKFNHCIIATGSRPIELKTFPFGRRIISSTEALSLTEVPKRLVVIGGGYIGIELGQTFAKFGSKVTVLEGSSSILPGFDADLTRLVTRNLKKYDVEVITDAMADKADQTDDEVTVTYTVNGEQKQVTADYVLVTVGRRPNTDNMGLDTIGIKMTERGLIEVDKQCRTNIPNIYAIGDIVAGPALAHKASYEGKVAAEVIAGLPSAVDYKVVPSVCFSDPEIASVGLSESEAKKQGKAIKVGKFMYGANGRAQTMNASDGFVKIVADKETDLVLGAHIVGAESSNLIAEMALAIEMGATLEDIALTIHAHPTLGEMTMEAAEVALGRPIHSL; encoded by the coding sequence ATGGTCGTAGGCGATTTTGTCAATGAAGTGGATGTGTTAGTCGTTGGTGCGGGTCCAGGCGGATACGTAGCTGCGATCCGCGCCGCGCAGCTGGGCAAATCCGTGCTCTGTGTAGACAAGGATGAAGTCGGCGGCGTATGTCTGAACCGCGGCTGCATCCCTTCCAAGGCACTGATCACAGCTGCTCACCAATACGAAGCAGCGAAGAACAGTGACGTGATGGGCGTGATCGCTGAGAGCGTCAAACTGGACTTCGCTAAGGTTCAAGAATTCAAGAACAATATCATCGCGAAGCAAACAGGCGGCATCCGCTCCCTGTTCAAAGGCAATAAAGTCGAGTTCATGAAAGGCGAGGTATTCTTCATCGGCGAGAATATCGTCAGCGTCTCCAATGAGGACGAGGGCCACCGCTATAAGTTCAACCATTGCATCATCGCAACGGGATCCCGTCCGATTGAGCTGAAGACCTTCCCGTTCGGCAGACGCATCATCTCCTCGACGGAAGCTCTCTCGCTGACCGAGGTTCCGAAGCGTCTCGTCGTCATCGGCGGCGGTTACATCGGCATCGAACTTGGTCAAACCTTCGCGAAGTTTGGTTCCAAGGTTACCGTACTTGAAGGTTCCTCCTCGATTCTGCCGGGATTCGATGCGGATCTGACGCGTCTCGTAACAAGAAATCTAAAGAAATATGATGTCGAAGTCATCACCGATGCGATGGCAGATAAGGCGGACCAAACCGACGATGAAGTCACGGTTACCTATACGGTAAACGGTGAACAGAAGCAAGTAACGGCTGATTATGTCCTTGTCACCGTCGGCCGCCGTCCGAACACCGACAACATGGGACTTGATACGATCGGCATCAAGATGACAGAGCGCGGCCTGATCGAAGTCGACAAGCAATGCCGCACGAATATCCCGAACATCTATGCGATCGGTGATATCGTCGCAGGACCGGCATTGGCTCACAAGGCATCCTATGAAGGCAAGGTAGCAGCAGAAGTCATCGCAGGCCTGCCAAGTGCCGTCGACTACAAAGTAGTGCCGAGTGTCTGCTTCTCCGATCCTGAGATCGCAAGTGTCGGCCTGAGCGAATCGGAAGCTAAGAAACAAGGCAAAGCGATCAAAGTCGGCAAGTTCATGTACGGTGCTAACGGCCGTGCACAGACGATGAATGCTTCCGACGGCTTCGTGAAGATCGTAGCCGATAAGGAAACGGATCTCGTACTGGGAGCGCATATCGTTGGTGCCGAGTCCTCTAACCTCATCGCGGAGATGGCTCTGGCGATTGAGATGGGCGCAACGCTGGAGGATATCGCGTTGACGATCCATGCGCATCCGACTCTGGGTGAGATGACGATGGAGGCGGCGGAAGTCGCGCTTGGTCGTCCTATCCATTCCCTGTAA
- a CDS encoding dihydrolipoamide acetyltransferase family protein has translation MATFEYRFPELGEGLHEGEIVTWHIKPGDSVQEDDIIMEVQNDKAVVEVPSPVSGKVLEIKVEEGSVATVGQVVAVFDAEGDVPVQDAPAEEPAAAPEPAKTEAPAAAEAPAAAPAAEAAPAATAALADNREILATPAVRKYAREKNVLLANVTGTGKNGRITKEDVDAYLAGGQTAGAAAAQTPAFAPVAPGQRIEERVPLKGVRKVIANAMVKSVYTAPHVTIMDEVDVSALVDLRTKAKAIGEKKGIKITYLPFIVKALVAAVKQYPALNASIDDEKGEIVYKRYYNIGIATDTDNGLIVPVIEDADLKSIWQIAAEINDKAVRAREGKLAPAEMRGSSISISNIGSAGGMFFTPVINWPEVAILGVGRIMDKPVVRNGEVVPGKVLALSLSFDHRLIDGATAQNAMNYIKQLLEEPGLLALEG, from the coding sequence GTGGCGACTTTCGAATATCGATTCCCTGAACTTGGGGAAGGTCTGCATGAGGGCGAGATCGTCACCTGGCATATCAAACCAGGTGACTCCGTCCAAGAAGACGACATCATCATGGAAGTTCAGAATGACAAAGCGGTTGTTGAAGTTCCATCCCCGGTTTCAGGTAAAGTATTAGAGATTAAAGTTGAAGAAGGTTCTGTGGCAACGGTTGGTCAAGTCGTTGCTGTATTCGATGCAGAAGGCGATGTGCCTGTGCAGGATGCACCAGCTGAAGAGCCGGCTGCTGCACCGGAACCGGCTAAGACGGAAGCACCGGCAGCGGCAGAAGCACCTGCTGCAGCACCAGCAGCAGAAGCTGCTCCGGCAGCAACTGCGGCGCTCGCTGACAACAGAGAGATCCTGGCAACTCCTGCTGTGCGCAAGTATGCTCGTGAGAAGAATGTTCTGCTGGCTAATGTGACGGGTACCGGCAAGAACGGACGCATCACCAAGGAAGACGTCGACGCTTACCTGGCAGGCGGTCAAACAGCAGGTGCAGCGGCGGCACAAACTCCGGCATTCGCACCGGTTGCTCCTGGCCAGCGCATCGAAGAGCGCGTACCGCTTAAGGGCGTGCGCAAAGTTATCGCTAATGCGATGGTTAAATCCGTATACACCGCGCCTCACGTGACGATCATGGATGAAGTGGACGTATCGGCGCTCGTGGATCTGCGCACGAAGGCGAAGGCGATCGGTGAGAAGAAGGGCATCAAGATCACATACCTGCCGTTCATCGTCAAGGCTCTGGTAGCTGCGGTGAAACAATATCCGGCGCTGAATGCGTCCATCGACGATGAGAAGGGCGAGATCGTATACAAGAGATACTACAACATCGGTATCGCTACAGATACGGATAACGGCTTGATCGTGCCGGTCATCGAAGATGCGGACCTGAAGTCGATCTGGCAGATCGCTGCTGAGATCAACGACAAGGCTGTTCGCGCACGTGAAGGCAAGCTCGCACCGGCTGAGATGAGAGGCAGCTCGATCAGCATCTCGAATATCGGTTCGGCAGGCGGCATGTTCTTCACACCGGTTATCAACTGGCCGGAAGTTGCGATCCTCGGCGTAGGACGCATCATGGACAAACCGGTTGTCCGCAACGGCGAGGTTGTTCCGGGCAAGGTGCTGGCATTGTCTCTAAGCTTCGACCATCGTCTGATCGACGGGGCAACAGCACAGAACGCTATGAACTACATCAAACAGTTGCTGGAAGAGCCAGGGCTGTTAGCATTGGAGGGTTAA
- a CDS encoding alpha-ketoacid dehydrogenase subunit beta, giving the protein MAQMTMIQAITDALRTELRRDPTVLVFGEDVGKVGGVFRATEGLQKEFGEHRVFDTPLAESGIGGLAVGLGVQGFRPVAEIQFIGFIFEVMDSIVAQAARLRYRSGGRYNAPIVFRTPYGAGVKSPELHSDALEGLLAQTPGIKVVIPSNPYDAKGLLISAIRDNDPVFFVEHLKLYRSIRGEVPEGEYTIPLGKANVVKEGKDVTIITYGAMVHTSLEAAKIIEEERGVSVEVIDLRTISPLDVETIIESVKKTNRAIVVQEAQRSAGVAAEVIAQINEKAILHLEAPVLRCAPPDTVLAFPLIEDQWVPNAARIVDTLKQVLDF; this is encoded by the coding sequence ATGGCACAAATGACAATGATCCAAGCGATTACCGATGCGCTGCGTACGGAATTAAGACGTGACCCGACGGTTCTTGTATTCGGTGAAGACGTTGGTAAGGTCGGGGGCGTATTCCGCGCGACCGAAGGTTTGCAGAAGGAATTCGGTGAACACCGTGTATTCGATACACCGCTTGCTGAATCCGGTATTGGCGGACTGGCAGTAGGGCTGGGTGTGCAAGGTTTCCGCCCGGTTGCAGAGATTCAATTCATCGGCTTTATCTTCGAGGTTATGGACTCGATCGTGGCACAAGCTGCGCGTCTGCGTTACCGCTCCGGCGGACGCTACAATGCGCCGATCGTATTCCGCACGCCGTACGGTGCCGGCGTGAAGTCCCCAGAACTTCACTCTGACGCATTGGAAGGACTGCTGGCGCAAACACCGGGAATCAAGGTCGTCATACCTTCCAATCCCTATGACGCTAAGGGGCTCTTGATCTCGGCGATCCGCGACAACGATCCGGTGTTCTTCGTAGAACATCTGAAGCTGTATCGCTCTATCAGAGGCGAAGTGCCAGAGGGCGAATACACGATTCCGTTGGGCAAGGCGAACGTGGTCAAAGAAGGTAAGGATGTTACCATCATTACCTATGGCGCGATGGTTCATACTTCCCTGGAAGCTGCGAAGATCATCGAAGAAGAACGCGGCGTGTCCGTGGAAGTCATCGACCTCCGCACGATAAGTCCGCTCGATGTAGAGACGATCATTGAATCTGTGAAGAAGACGAACCGTGCGATCGTTGTTCAGGAAGCACAACGCTCAGCTGGTGTAGCTGCTGAAGTTATTGCACAGATTAATGAGAAAGCGATCCTGCACCTTGAGGCTCCTGTACTGCGCTGCGCGCCGCCGGATACGGTCCTCGCATTCCCGTTGATAGAAGATCAGTGGGTGCCGAATGCAGCACGGATCGTCGATACATTAAAGCAAGTCTTGGATTTCTAA
- the pdhA gene encoding pyruvate dehydrogenase (acetyl-transferring) E1 component subunit alpha, with protein sequence MAKAVSSKDYYVKLEPVEMLKVLSPEGKIINEEMVPDLTDDQLREIMYRMVFTRAWDKRAVSLQRQGRLGFYAPVSGQEASMIATQYALQKEDFVLPGYRDMPQIYWHGYPMYQTFLYSRGHQHGGEVPEGVNALLPQIIIGAQIVQAAGVAMGFKLKNQKNVVMTYTGDGGSSQGDFYEGLNFAGVFNLPVVFVVQNNQYAISTPRSKQTKAETIAQKAVAAGIHGIQVDGMDALAVYKAASDAVERARNGEGPTLIETVTYRFGPHSMSGDDPTKYRTKDEQGEWESIDPLIRMRKYLESKGLWSEEEEQKVMEEARAIVNEEIKKAEQTPKMTIEGLIDSMFEVTPPVLEEQKALYAAKGDK encoded by the coding sequence ATGGCAAAGGCAGTATCGAGCAAGGACTACTATGTCAAGCTGGAACCCGTCGAGATGCTGAAGGTCTTGTCTCCTGAGGGCAAAATCATCAACGAAGAGATGGTTCCGGATCTAACCGACGATCAGCTGCGTGAGATCATGTACCGCATGGTATTCACCCGTGCATGGGACAAACGCGCCGTCAGCCTGCAGCGTCAAGGGCGTCTGGGCTTCTACGCTCCCGTATCGGGACAAGAAGCTTCCATGATCGCTACCCAATATGCTCTCCAGAAGGAAGATTTTGTATTGCCGGGTTATCGTGACATGCCGCAGATCTATTGGCACGGCTATCCGATGTATCAAACCTTCCTCTACTCCCGCGGTCATCAGCACGGCGGCGAGGTCCCAGAGGGCGTAAACGCTCTGTTGCCGCAGATTATCATCGGTGCACAGATCGTGCAAGCGGCAGGCGTAGCGATGGGCTTCAAGCTGAAGAATCAGAAGAACGTCGTGATGACTTACACCGGCGACGGCGGTTCCTCGCAAGGCGACTTCTATGAAGGCTTGAACTTCGCAGGGGTCTTCAACCTGCCTGTTGTATTCGTGGTTCAGAACAACCAATATGCGATCTCCACACCTCGTTCCAAGCAGACGAAGGCAGAGACGATCGCTCAGAAGGCGGTTGCTGCGGGAATCCATGGAATCCAAGTGGACGGTATGGATGCTCTGGCTGTATACAAGGCGGCTTCTGATGCTGTAGAACGCGCTCGCAACGGCGAAGGTCCGACCTTGATCGAGACCGTCACTTACCGTTTCGGTCCTCACTCCATGTCCGGGGATGATCCGACGAAGTATCGTACGAAAGATGAGCAAGGCGAATGGGAGAGCATCGACCCGCTTATTCGCATGCGAAAATATCTGGAGTCCAAAGGACTGTGGAGTGAAGAAGAAGAGCAGAAGGTCATGGAGGAAGCTCGCGCAATCGTGAACGAGGAGATCAAGAAAGCCGAGCAAACTCCGAAGATGACGATCGAAGGTCTGATCGACAGCATGTTCGAAGTTACTCCGCCTGTTCTTGAGGAACAGAAAGCACTTTATGCAGCTAAGGGGGATAAGTAA
- a CDS encoding alpha/beta hydrolase produces MSYEKYYKRTIVKESLYSTALGEERSLRIFLPPGYNELASYPVIYCQDGEQFFNYGRIATTATRLILDEGIDPFIIVGVDVNLKMRTDDYAPEGKRFNRYLQFFAEEMLDFVENRYAVRTTADERILAGDSLGGTVSLHIALEHRDEFRKVLSLSGAFLTSTQQAIAEESDLSWLSIYQLIGLDEQAVQTDRGTFDFLAANRSVRQMLSERKADLWYEEKPGEHLWGFWQKELEHGLRWLLAR; encoded by the coding sequence ATGAGCTATGAGAAATATTACAAGCGGACCATCGTAAAAGAAAGCCTTTACTCAACGGCATTGGGCGAAGAACGATCGCTTCGCATCTTTCTGCCGCCTGGTTATAACGAATTAGCATCCTATCCTGTTATTTATTGTCAGGATGGAGAGCAATTTTTTAACTACGGCAGAATCGCCACAACGGCGACACGCCTCATCCTGGATGAGGGCATCGATCCGTTCATCATCGTCGGTGTGGATGTGAACCTGAAGATGAGGACCGACGATTATGCGCCCGAAGGCAAGCGTTTCAACCGCTACCTGCAATTCTTCGCAGAAGAGATGCTGGACTTCGTTGAGAATCGCTATGCGGTGCGTACGACGGCAGACGAACGCATCTTAGCCGGAGACTCCCTCGGCGGTACGGTTTCCCTGCACATAGCGCTGGAACACCGGGATGAGTTCCGTAAAGTCCTGTCCTTGTCCGGCGCCTTCCTCACGAGCACGCAGCAAGCGATCGCAGAAGAGTCGGATCTGTCTTGGCTCAGCATCTACCAATTGATCGGATTAGATGAACAAGCCGTACAGACGGACCGCGGCACCTTCGATTTCCTTGCGGCCAATCGCAGCGTCCGGCAGATGCTCAGCGAGCGGAAGGCTGATCTTTGGTATGAAGAGAAACCCGGCGAACATCTCTGGGGCTTCTGGCAGAAAGAACTGGAACACGGCCTGCGCTGGCTTCTGGCCCGTTAA
- a CDS encoding lipoate--protein ligase family protein: MERLQKENFFVVDQGILEGDALWPFAFEEVMMPLVGKTKEPVIHIWRHTRAFIAGLRDRRLPYAGQALEQLRARGYSAIVRNSGGAAVPLHDGVVNISVLLPRRAGTLDIYDDFSWMADFIAQVLLPLGVSFDRGEVVGSYCPGDYDLSIRGQKFCGIAQRRQLTAYSLQAFIIVEGIGSYTGNIAREFYELAAGGASCLGALQVDPEKMASLHELTSRVTVKGFMESLYGKLRQWGGMDGNHLLKEYAAGVREQMQLMRQRYDR, from the coding sequence ATGGAGCGGTTGCAGAAGGAGAATTTTTTCGTTGTTGATCAGGGGATATTAGAAGGAGATGCGCTATGGCCTTTTGCCTTTGAAGAGGTGATGATGCCCCTCGTCGGCAAGACGAAGGAGCCGGTCATCCATATATGGAGGCATACACGGGCGTTCATAGCCGGCCTTAGGGATCGCAGGCTGCCCTATGCGGGACAAGCTTTAGAGCAGCTGCGGGCAAGGGGGTATTCTGCGATCGTACGCAATTCCGGCGGGGCTGCTGTTCCGCTGCATGACGGCGTAGTGAATATCTCAGTGCTCTTGCCCCGGCGGGCAGGCACTTTGGATATCTATGATGATTTCTCGTGGATGGCGGATTTTATCGCACAGGTTCTGCTGCCGCTCGGCGTCAGCTTCGATCGCGGCGAGGTCGTCGGCTCCTATTGTCCGGGTGATTATGATCTGAGCATCCGCGGGCAGAAGTTCTGCGGCATCGCGCAGCGCAGGCAATTAACCGCATACAGCTTGCAAGCCTTCATCATCGTCGAAGGGATCGGTTCGTACACGGGAAACATCGCCCGGGAATTCTACGAGCTGGCCGCAGGAGGCGCATCCTGTCTCGGAGCGCTGCAGGTTGATCCTGAGAAGATGGCAAGCTTGCATGAGCTGACCTCCCGTGTTACCGTTAAGGGATTCATGGAGAGCCTCTATGGAAAGCTGCGGCAATGGGGCGGCATGGACGGCAATCATCTGCTGAAGGAATATGCGGCAGGAGTCAGAGAGCAGATGCAGCTCATGCGGCAGCGGTATGATCGTTAA
- a CDS encoding zinc ribbon domain-containing protein — MNCPQCGSEISANAKFCTNCGTRVQSTAESAAAAEAQPADQIAQTAPSETPAAPIHNTPSDVPPAAPVQQQANSQTGEKVKMIAKDYFSFLWDTLKAPSRIGTQVDASHKMHGLINMLILVLVVPLINLISALIHGASRLRPLDEMGLGFFIQDVVSDYYRRAVIDEFLLSILSTAISLVLVIVVLYITASLLKVESHFMTITTRFGVLMTVPTAIFIAGSLIMLIGVPTLGNIINACAMFAAGLAIINTYRSLEVKESKLDPFHMYLIIVAICYLLHRIVEMIF; from the coding sequence ATGAACTGCCCACAATGCGGTTCCGAGATCAGTGCAAACGCGAAGTTTTGCACGAATTGCGGAACGAGAGTTCAGTCAACTGCTGAATCGGCAGCTGCCGCAGAGGCGCAGCCAGCAGATCAGATAGCACAGACTGCTCCCAGTGAAACGCCTGCAGCACCTATACACAACACACCGTCCGATGTGCCTCCAGCGGCTCCCGTACAGCAGCAGGCGAACTCGCAGACAGGCGAGAAGGTCAAAATGATCGCCAAGGATTACTTCTCTTTCCTGTGGGATACCTTGAAAGCACCCAGCCGCATCGGTACGCAAGTCGATGCCTCGCATAAAATGCACGGACTGATCAACATGCTCATCCTCGTGCTGGTCGTGCCGTTGATCAACCTGATCAGCGCGCTCATCCATGGTGCTTCCAGACTTAGGCCCTTGGATGAGATGGGGTTAGGGTTCTTCATTCAGGATGTGGTATCGGATTACTACAGGCGTGCCGTTATCGATGAATTCCTGCTGTCGATCCTGAGCACTGCCATATCCTTGGTGCTGGTCATCGTCGTTCTGTACATAACCGCTAGCTTGCTCAAAGTCGAAAGCCATTTCATGACGATCACCACCCGTTTCGGCGTACTCATGACCGTGCCGACGGCGATTTTCATCGCAGGCAGCTTGATCATGCTGATCGGCGTGCCAACACTCGGGAATATCATCAATGCGTGCGCCATGTTTGCGGCCGGATTAGCGATCATCAATACTTATCGTTCATTAGAAGTCAAGGAATCGAAACTCGATCCCTTCCATATGTATCTGATCATCGTCGCCATCTGCTACCTTCTGCACCGCATCGTCGAGATGATCTTCTAA